A single window of Undibacterium sp. 5I1 DNA harbors:
- the lpxA gene encoding acyl-ACP--UDP-N-acetylglucosamine O-acyltransferase, translating into MMAIHPTALIDPKASLDSSVEVGPYSVIGPNVSIGAGTKIASHVVIDGHTSIGCDNQFHPFSSIGGPAQDKKYAGEATRLEIGDRNLVREFCTFNCGTVQDKGLTRIGSDNWFLAYVHIAHDCQVGNRTIFSNNAALAGHVQIGDWVILSGFAAVHQFTQIGPHAFVGMNTSLTQDVPPFVLLSGNPAQAHGINIEGLKRRGFDRAQISALRQAYKIIYKSGLTLDEAKSALDQEIAGLPDSEAQHVQQMRQFLDTTTRGIVR; encoded by the coding sequence ATCATGGCGATCCATCCAACAGCACTGATTGATCCTAAAGCCTCATTGGACAGCTCGGTTGAGGTGGGTCCGTATTCGGTTATTGGACCCAATGTCTCGATCGGTGCCGGGACAAAAATTGCATCGCATGTGGTGATTGATGGCCACACAAGCATTGGTTGCGACAACCAGTTCCATCCGTTTTCATCCATAGGCGGGCCTGCACAGGACAAAAAATATGCTGGTGAAGCGACGCGCTTAGAAATTGGCGATCGTAACTTGGTCCGTGAATTTTGCACCTTCAATTGCGGTACTGTGCAAGATAAAGGCCTGACCCGGATTGGTAGCGATAACTGGTTTTTAGCCTATGTGCATATTGCACATGATTGCCAGGTTGGCAATCGTACGATCTTCTCCAATAATGCGGCATTAGCCGGTCATGTCCAGATTGGTGACTGGGTAATTTTGAGCGGCTTTGCGGCGGTACATCAATTTACCCAAATCGGCCCGCATGCTTTTGTCGGGATGAATACTAGCCTGACGCAAGACGTACCTCCTTTCGTGCTTTTGTCTGGCAACCCCGCGCAGGCGCATGGCATCAATATTGAAGGCTTGAAACGGCGTGGATTTGATCGCGCCCAAATCTCTGCTTTGCGCCAAGCCTACAAAATTATCTACAAGTCAGGTTTGACATTAGACGAGGCCAAATCCGCTTTGGATCAAGAGATTGCCGGATTGCCTGACAGCGAAGCGCAGCACGTCCAGCAAATGCGCCAGTTTCTTGATACCACCACACGCGGCATTGTGCGTTAA
- the fabZ gene encoding 3-hydroxyacyl-ACP dehydratase FabZ encodes MNTLDINQIKQYLPHRYPMLLVDRVLDWESGKRITAIKNVTANEEFFNGHFPNKPVMPGVLMIEAMAQTAAILSFLTMDQKPDENTIVYFLGIDGARFKRPVEPGDQLRIEVEILRITRGIWKYKAKATVDGQLAVEGELMCTLRSTTDTPTAV; translated from the coding sequence ATGAACACTCTCGATATCAATCAAATTAAACAATATCTTCCGCATCGTTATCCTATGTTGTTAGTGGATCGCGTTTTGGATTGGGAAAGCGGCAAGCGTATTACAGCGATAAAAAATGTGACAGCAAATGAGGAATTTTTCAATGGACATTTTCCGAACAAACCAGTCATGCCCGGCGTTTTGATGATAGAAGCAATGGCACAAACTGCCGCGATTTTGTCTTTCCTGACGATGGATCAAAAACCGGATGAAAACACGATAGTCTATTTTTTAGGCATTGATGGCGCACGCTTTAAGCGGCCTGTAGAACCAGGTGATCAATTAAGAATTGAAGTAGAAATTTTGCGTATTACCCGAGGTATCTGGAAATACAAAGCCAAAGCGACCGTTGATGGCCAACTTGCTGTAGAGGGCGAATTAATGTGTACCTTACGCTCAACCACTGACACTCCTACGGCGGTGTAA